In a genomic window of Pedobacter sp. KBS0701:
- a CDS encoding ATP-binding protein: MERSTALKSLKNHLNKPQHTIIIGPRQIGKTTLVKQLAEQLQKDNELVYFLTFEDPVILEAVNHHPENIFNYTLLPADLPADKRLYVIIDEVQYAKEPSNFLKLLYDKYSPKLKIIATGSSAFYIDKSFKDSLAGRKKVFEFFPLAFDEFLHFKGEDDLIAEWEQLKKRVTYQGLQRNRINALFDEYLVYGGYPAVVLADTEQEKQEMLKELINSYMKKDVLEAGIKEELKFFQLARLLADQTGSLVNHHELGNTLQLASSTVENYIYLMQKTFIVQLLSPFYGNVRKELTKMPKIYFNDNGLRNALLNNFSKLNDRADKGKLLENYVYCRLRQLHDSDSLLFWRTADGNEVDFVVEEQIKKGLAYEVKYHDLQFKPNKYKKFVEAYPDFNLECICKILTKDNSIEAIRL, from the coding sequence ATGGAAAGATCAACCGCATTAAAATCTTTAAAAAATCACCTTAATAAACCTCAGCACACCATTATTATAGGGCCAAGGCAGATCGGCAAAACCACACTTGTTAAGCAGCTGGCAGAGCAATTGCAAAAGGATAACGAGCTAGTGTATTTTTTAACCTTCGAAGATCCTGTCATTTTAGAGGCCGTAAATCACCATCCCGAAAATATATTCAATTATACCTTATTGCCGGCCGATCTTCCTGCAGATAAGCGATTATATGTCATTATCGATGAAGTTCAGTATGCAAAAGAGCCCAGTAATTTTTTAAAACTTTTATACGATAAGTATTCACCAAAGTTGAAAATCATCGCTACGGGTAGCAGTGCGTTTTACATTGATAAGAGTTTTAAAGATAGTTTGGCGGGAAGAAAAAAGGTGTTTGAATTTTTTCCTTTGGCATTCGATGAATTTTTGCACTTTAAAGGTGAGGATGATTTAATCGCTGAGTGGGAACAACTGAAAAAAAGAGTTACTTACCAGGGGCTCCAGCGTAACCGTATAAACGCGCTGTTCGATGAATATTTGGTTTACGGTGGTTATCCTGCTGTTGTTTTAGCAGATACGGAACAGGAAAAGCAAGAAATGCTTAAAGAGCTTATAAACAGCTATATGAAAAAAGATGTCTTAGAAGCAGGTATTAAGGAAGAACTTAAGTTTTTTCAACTGGCCAGGTTATTAGCTGATCAGACTGGAAGTTTAGTAAACCACCATGAATTGGGAAATACCTTGCAACTGGCCAGTTCTACCGTAGAAAATTATATTTATTTAATGCAGAAAACTTTTATAGTACAATTGCTTTCTCCCTTCTATGGTAATGTGAGGAAGGAATTAACCAAAATGCCAAAGATTTATTTTAATGATAATGGTTTGCGCAATGCATTGTTAAATAATTTTTCGAAGTTAAACGATAGGGCAGATAAAGGCAAATTGCTTGAGAATTATGTTTACTGCAGGCTAAGGCAGTTGCATGATTCAGATAGTTTGCTTTTTTGGCGCACTGCGGATGGTAATGAAGTAGATTTTGTGGTAGAAGAACAAATAAAAAAGGGCCTGGCTTACGAGGTTAAATATCATGATTTGCAGTTTAAACCTAATAAGTATAAAAAATTTGTGGAGGCTTATCCTGATTTCAATCTGGAATGTATTTGTAAGATACTTACAAAAGATAATTCGATAGAGGCTATCAGGTTATAG
- a CDS encoding helix-turn-helix transcriptional regulator, with protein MLDIGVTLRRYRDKYSYTQQYAADVIGISRVAYRKWENNEVDFSLSQLGKIAELYEISIQDIIIQSAFKKAKIISQKHQEHQYFDV; from the coding sequence ATGTTAGATATAGGGGTTACCTTAAGAAGGTACAGAGATAAGTATAGTTATACACAGCAATACGCTGCTGATGTAATCGGAATAAGCAGGGTGGCTTACCGAAAGTGGGAAAACAATGAAGTCGATTTTTCACTCTCGCAACTGGGCAAAATTGCTGAACTCTACGAAATTTCCATTCAGGACATCATCATTCAATCAGCCTTTAAGAAGGCCAAGATAATTTCCCAAAAACACCAAGAGCACCAATATTTTGATGTATAG
- a CDS encoding S41 family peptidase yields MKIYNTGRIYDCKRIKGIIFLFLIVAYTSCKKDKPIGINEEEVVSPTTGTRTEFTLDSIFLYAKQVYLWNDVLPGYNTFKPREKYGNVQSEISAFRNELFDISQFKLNQVTGKPFEFSTYNNLPKYSSLQVGRTTGGGNRAGVINGEAVLAKRLIRLDDKVIAYMALGSFPSLSNTKSKLDQLFDEIATDKPKYLILDLRSNGGGYVETAEYVANLIVSSALNGKIMYSEQFNQILQSGKATILRHQPYLDENGKTVMYNGRLATLADVDYTESGNTYKFNKKGSLESIQDVYIIVSGQTASASELLISCLKPYFNLKLIGENTYGKPVGFFGINIDQYSVYLSSFLIKNAKGWSDYFNGMEPDLNVTMPNNPTLGDTEEACLKAAIAAIDGKIQLQPKKSASISRLNLDKMPLALIDKDSTGMIENRLKLRH; encoded by the coding sequence TTGAAAATATATAATACAGGTCGTATATATGATTGTAAGCGCATAAAAGGTATTATCTTTTTATTTTTAATAGTGGCTTACACTAGCTGTAAAAAAGATAAGCCGATTGGCATAAATGAGGAAGAGGTTGTTTCACCAACTACAGGTACACGAACTGAATTTACGCTTGATTCTATTTTTTTGTATGCGAAACAGGTTTATTTATGGAACGATGTGTTACCCGGTTACAACACTTTTAAGCCAAGAGAAAAATACGGCAATGTCCAATCTGAAATAAGTGCATTTAGAAATGAACTTTTCGATATTTCCCAATTTAAACTTAATCAGGTAACGGGTAAGCCATTTGAGTTTTCAACTTACAATAACTTGCCTAAGTACTCCTCCCTCCAGGTAGGAAGAACTACTGGTGGAGGGAATCGGGCCGGGGTAATCAACGGAGAAGCTGTTTTGGCTAAGCGCCTTATTCGTTTAGACGACAAGGTGATTGCTTATATGGCCTTAGGTTCATTCCCATCTTTAAGCAATACTAAATCTAAATTAGATCAGCTTTTTGATGAAATAGCTACAGATAAACCAAAATATCTGATTTTAGATTTACGTTCTAATGGCGGCGGCTATGTTGAAACAGCAGAGTATGTTGCGAATTTAATCGTTTCCAGTGCATTAAATGGCAAAATAATGTATTCAGAGCAATTTAATCAGATACTTCAAAGTGGTAAGGCAACAATTCTGCGTCATCAGCCCTATCTGGATGAAAACGGAAAAACCGTTATGTATAATGGACGCTTAGCAACACTGGCTGATGTCGATTATACAGAAAGTGGCAATACATATAAATTCAATAAAAAGGGAAGTCTGGAGTCAATACAAGATGTGTACATTATAGTATCTGGTCAGACGGCTTCAGCCAGCGAATTATTGATCAGTTGCCTTAAACCTTATTTCAACTTGAAGTTAATAGGCGAAAACACATATGGAAAACCGGTTGGTTTCTTTGGAATTAATATCGATCAGTATAGTGTTTACCTGAGTAGCTTCCTCATTAAAAATGCAAAAGGATGGTCTGATTACTTTAATGGTATGGAACCTGATTTGAATGTTACGATGCCAAACAACCCAACATTAGGAGATACTGAAGAAGCATGTTTAAAAGCAGCTATTGCTGCAATTGACGGTAAAATACAATTGCAGCCAAAAAAAAGTGCAAGTATTTCAAGGCTAAATTTAGATAAGATGCCACTAGCGCTCATTGATAAAGATTCAACAGGAATGATCGAAAATAGGTTGAAGTTAAGGCATTAG
- a CDS encoding MAC/perforin domain-containing protein gives MKNNYKLKILCMLCVIAAAFSSCKKSELAEEKSLTNNHNTLAAGRDGKNDLLGYGYNVLGEFANASAATLPIIDVDRLQADQSNTIVYDGSTRTDGKLEAGSDAVSYLNKLTTRFSNTFGADFLGMSLFRTTITGTYNNTDSFSSKNIYSSYNLIIQQKRVKLNAQRDVLLSYLDSQFLSFVQNQTPEAIVNRYGTHILADIILGGKLDVIYQSETSKSDRITASSAGVDIHVKKIFNLNTGYTYDTNYVLENSAQKLHYITNGGDPTRSLIGDIVIGNSSNPNPTPTINISAWQNSCTLENSVLIDIPSNGLLPIYDFIPDQAKALAVKNYIIQYLTANQASLLPTTFYEYYNSVTNRHAYNLGPNMEQYWGNYYHNAEPFKVYTTQYAGTVPLYQFYNPSIDNRVLTTNRYPGFGGYNYDGILCYVYKTPTTGTVPVYEFYSSTGGHLYTTNRNTSYAGWRYNGQPFYAFPN, from the coding sequence ATGAAAAACAATTACAAATTAAAAATTCTTTGCATGCTGTGCGTAATTGCGGCTGCATTTAGTAGTTGCAAGAAAAGTGAACTTGCAGAGGAAAAATCATTAACCAATAATCACAATACACTTGCAGCTGGAAGAGATGGAAAGAACGATTTATTGGGCTATGGATATAATGTGCTGGGAGAGTTTGCGAATGCGAGTGCAGCTACATTACCTATTATTGATGTGGATAGATTGCAGGCCGACCAGTCCAATACAATAGTATATGATGGTTCAACTAGAACAGACGGGAAATTAGAAGCTGGGAGCGACGCCGTTTCCTATTTGAATAAATTAACTACACGTTTTAGTAATACTTTTGGTGCCGACTTCTTGGGGATGTCATTATTCAGAACCACTATAACTGGAACTTATAATAATACCGATAGTTTTTCATCAAAAAACATTTATAGTAGCTATAATTTAATAATTCAGCAAAAGAGGGTTAAATTGAATGCACAAAGGGATGTACTTCTGTCTTACTTAGATTCGCAGTTCCTTTCTTTTGTTCAAAACCAGACGCCAGAGGCGATTGTGAACAGGTATGGTACGCATATCCTAGCTGATATTATATTGGGAGGAAAATTGGATGTTATCTATCAATCAGAAACTTCAAAGTCTGATAGAATCACAGCAAGTTCTGCCGGAGTAGATATCCATGTGAAAAAGATTTTCAATCTAAATACAGGATATACTTATGATACTAACTATGTTTTAGAGAATTCTGCCCAAAAACTGCATTATATCACTAATGGTGGAGATCCCACTAGAAGCTTAATAGGCGATATCGTTATTGGGAATTCATCTAATCCGAACCCAACTCCAACAATAAATATCTCAGCTTGGCAAAATAGCTGTACATTAGAAAATTCGGTACTGATAGATATTCCAAGCAATGGCTTATTACCTATCTACGATTTTATTCCAGATCAGGCAAAAGCGTTAGCGGTGAAGAATTACATCATACAGTATCTCACAGCGAACCAGGCTTCGTTGTTGCCTACAACCTTTTACGAATATTATAATTCAGTAACTAATAGACATGCTTATAATTTAGGCCCAAATATGGAGCAGTATTGGGGTAATTATTATCACAATGCAGAGCCTTTTAAAGTTTATACCACACAGTATGCTGGGACGGTTCCTTTATATCAATTCTATAATCCTAGTATTGATAATCGTGTATTAACAACAAACAGATATCCAGGGTTTGGTGGGTATAATTATGACGGAATACTTTGCTATGTATATAAGACACCAACCACAGGTACAGTGCCCGTTTACGAATTTTATAGCTCAACAGGTGGACATCTTTATACCACAAACAGGAACACTTCTTATGCGGGCTGGAGATATAATGGACAACCATTTTATGCATTTCCTAATTAA
- a CDS encoding MAC/perforin domain-containing protein — translation MKNNYKLKIICLLCTLTALFSNCKKNDLAEEKGLINKHNNLAGFGRDGKNDLLGYGYNVLGEFGNASAATRPVVDVDRLQADQSTRVIWDFSTRTEGRLDAGSDATSYLKKLTTHLSSTFGYEFLGMSLFKATVTGSYNSTDIFSSKYIYSSYNLKIQQKRIKLNALNDVLQSYLDPEFLSYIQSQTPEAIVNRYGTHVLADITLGGKLDVIYQSETSKSDKTTASSAGIDLHVKKIFNLNTGYTYDANDVSENFAQKLHYVTNGGDPTKNLIGDVSIGNASNPNPIPTVNISAWQNSCTLENSVLIDIAPDGLMPIYDLIPDQSKALAVKNYIIQYLTNNQGHLVDGYPVAKLYRCFNTKNDDRLLLTNPGEVGGVRNWVVEGSIGKVYTTNAKPGTVPLYRVYLNNGKHLFTLSWNEAHIGSYEGIVGYVNSAQETNDLPIYRYRNDKVPHLYTTSFGELGWGRDGWILEGNIGFIPQ, via the coding sequence ATGAAAAACAATTACAAATTAAAAATTATTTGCTTGCTGTGTACTCTTACAGCTTTATTTAGCAACTGTAAAAAAAATGATCTCGCAGAAGAAAAGGGATTAATTAATAAGCACAATAATCTTGCAGGTTTTGGTAGAGATGGAAAAAATGATTTGTTAGGTTATGGTTATAATGTATTGGGAGAGTTTGGAAATGCTAGTGCAGCCACACGACCTGTTGTTGATGTAGATAGATTACAGGCCGATCAATCAACCAGAGTTATATGGGACTTTTCAACAAGAACAGAAGGAAGGTTAGATGCAGGAAGTGATGCTACATCTTATTTGAAAAAATTAACTACACATCTTAGCAGTACATTCGGTTATGAGTTTCTAGGGATGTCATTATTTAAAGCTACTGTAACCGGCAGTTACAATAGCACCGATATCTTTTCGTCTAAATATATTTATAGCAGTTATAATTTAAAAATCCAGCAAAAAAGAATCAAGTTAAATGCACTAAATGATGTACTTCAATCTTATTTAGATCCCGAATTTTTATCTTATATCCAAAGTCAAACACCCGAGGCCATTGTAAACAGATATGGAACACACGTGTTAGCTGATATTACGCTTGGCGGAAAATTAGACGTTATCTATCAGTCAGAAACTTCTAAATCTGATAAAACTACAGCAAGTTCGGCAGGTATTGACCTCCATGTAAAAAAGATTTTTAATTTAAATACAGGATATACTTATGATGCTAATGATGTTTCTGAGAATTTTGCTCAAAAATTACATTATGTAACTAACGGAGGTGATCCAACTAAAAACTTAATAGGCGACGTTAGTATCGGTAATGCATCTAATCCAAACCCAATACCGACAGTTAATATTTCAGCTTGGCAAAATAGCTGTACATTAGAAAATTCGGTATTGATAGACATTGCTCCTGATGGTTTAATGCCTATTTATGATTTAATCCCTGATCAGTCAAAAGCTTTGGCTGTTAAAAATTATATCATTCAATATCTGACCAATAACCAAGGACATTTAGTTGATGGTTATCCAGTAGCTAAGCTTTATAGATGCTTCAATACCAAAAATGATGATAGATTATTGCTAACTAACCCAGGAGAAGTAGGCGGTGTAAGAAATTGGGTCGTAGAAGGTTCTATAGGCAAAGTTTATACTACCAATGCTAAACCTGGTACCGTTCCATTATACCGCGTTTATCTTAATAATGGAAAACACTTATTTACTTTAAGCTGGAACGAAGCGCACATTGGATCATATGAAGGAATAGTTGGTTATGTAAATTCTGCCCAGGAAACTAATGACCTTCCTATTTATAGATATAGAAATGATAAGGTACCACATCTTTACACTACAAGCTTCGGCGAACTTGGATGGGGAAGAGATGGTTGGATACTTGAGGGAAATATTGGTTTTATTCCTCAATAG
- a CDS encoding acyltransferase, with protein MNIELEKQAAPEKKNFDFVNTIRCISMMGIVFEHSHIVQAPMYNTLGATITEAGVIQFFKFSTVAFFLIGGFLINHKFQEYSAGQYLKNRFKNTVRPWLFWMFVFIAITMLDRWVAHIKGSDRDLMFSDFSAYISDFVYRILFFSPYWFILNFLICITLLLIFKKYLYKYWLGIFFGIISLVYSVNLYFNWFETTHTSALFGFVFYLWLGVYLNKYYTAVMTFVKDTRWTIWVLLLVLTFALGIWESVYLIKLGSKDAYNTLRISNIIYSFVGFGVLLKIGNIKILDRLKPRETTFGIYLVHSIVIERVLPLIFQPLKLDVQHYNVWENTALLILRFIIAYSISYMLSALIIKTKMKWTVGQ; from the coding sequence ATGAATATTGAATTAGAGAAACAAGCAGCACCTGAGAAAAAAAATTTTGATTTTGTTAACACCATTCGTTGTATCTCGATGATGGGTATTGTGTTTGAGCACAGCCACATTGTTCAGGCGCCAATGTACAATACACTGGGCGCTACCATAACAGAAGCTGGAGTAATACAGTTTTTTAAGTTTTCTACCGTAGCTTTTTTCCTGATAGGTGGTTTTCTAATCAACCATAAATTTCAAGAATACTCCGCAGGCCAATATTTAAAGAACAGGTTTAAGAATACCGTAAGACCCTGGCTTTTTTGGATGTTTGTCTTCATTGCAATTACCATGTTAGATAGATGGGTAGCCCATATTAAAGGAAGTGATCGAGATTTAATGTTTAGCGATTTCAGTGCCTATATTTCTGACTTTGTTTACAGGATATTATTTTTTAGTCCTTACTGGTTTATCCTTAATTTTTTAATCTGTATCACACTATTATTGATATTCAAAAAATATCTCTATAAATACTGGTTGGGGATATTTTTTGGAATTATTTCACTTGTATATAGTGTTAATCTGTACTTCAACTGGTTCGAAACTACACATACTTCTGCCTTATTCGGTTTTGTTTTTTACCTGTGGCTTGGGGTATACTTGAACAAATATTATACTGCCGTAATGACCTTTGTGAAAGATACACGATGGACAATATGGGTTCTTCTTCTGGTTCTGACCTTCGCACTAGGAATATGGGAATCTGTATATCTGATTAAACTAGGTAGTAAAGATGCTTATAATACACTCAGGATATCCAATATCATTTATTCATTTGTGGGATTTGGTGTTCTATTAAAAATAGGAAATATTAAAATACTTGATCGTCTTAAACCCCGAGAAACCACTTTTGGAATATATTTAGTGCACAGTATTGTTATAGAAAGGGTATTGCCATTGATTTTTCAGCCCTTGAAATTAGATGTTCAGCATTATAATGTCTGGGAAAATACTGCATTGTTAATCCTTAGGTTTATAATAGCCTATTCAATTAGTTATATGCTATCGGCACTGATCATCAAAACAAAAATGAAATGGACTGTCGGACAGTAA
- a CDS encoding glycosyltransferase: MGHPKITVFMAAYNQADFIQQSINSVLTQSFSDFELIIVNDGSIDNTTTIVESFNDNRIRLVHNDGNKGLIYTRNRLLTLAQGEYIAILDGDDIAYQDRLKLQYNFLLANPEVVLCGGHAAIINEHGNKTGDKLRVPVNNTVDLFMLFGNPFVNSTTMFKTSVFTELNGYQNYTISEDFDLFIRMAEKYKVANLDETLVDYRVHSNNTSTLNTNTRLANERKIISHMQKRIGLPYDERRLNLHVELFNWTPVKEHLNDYSFLFNEFKLANNISKRYDPKIFNQFLFNKWMDILKFDQINSLSLKWYFKNEIFESDYFSFKKFRRAFKNSIKQLLN; the protein is encoded by the coding sequence ATGGGACATCCAAAGATAACTGTTTTTATGGCCGCCTATAATCAGGCAGATTTTATCCAGCAATCCATAAATAGTGTATTAACCCAAAGTTTTTCTGATTTCGAATTGATTATTGTAAATGATGGCTCTATCGATAATACAACTACCATAGTTGAATCTTTTAATGATAATAGGATCAGATTAGTACATAATGATGGTAACAAAGGCTTGATTTATACCAGAAACCGTTTATTAACTCTTGCGCAGGGCGAATATATTGCCATATTAGATGGCGATGATATTGCTTATCAAGATCGGCTTAAACTTCAGTATAACTTTCTTTTGGCTAACCCAGAAGTTGTACTATGCGGGGGCCACGCTGCCATTATAAATGAACATGGTAATAAAACAGGAGACAAGCTGAGGGTACCGGTAAACAATACTGTTGATTTATTTATGTTATTTGGCAATCCTTTCGTAAATTCTACAACCATGTTCAAAACAAGTGTTTTTACTGAGTTGAATGGCTATCAGAATTATACCATATCAGAAGATTTTGATTTATTTATAAGAATGGCCGAAAAGTATAAAGTGGCCAACCTTGATGAAACCCTTGTCGACTACCGTGTCCACAGCAACAATACCTCTACGCTAAATACGAATACAAGGCTAGCAAATGAAAGAAAGATCATTAGCCATATGCAAAAGCGCATCGGTCTACCCTATGATGAAAGACGGTTAAACCTGCATGTCGAATTATTTAATTGGACACCGGTTAAAGAGCATTTAAATGACTATTCATTTTTGTTCAACGAATTTAAATTAGCCAATAACATTTCAAAGAGATATGATCCGAAGATTTTTAACCAATTCTTGTTCAATAAGTGGATGGATATCTTAAAATTCGATCAAATTAATTCACTTAGCCTAAAATGGTATTTTAAAAATGAAATATTTGAAAGCGATTACTTCAGTTTTAAAAAATTTAGAAGAGCTTTTAAAAACAGCATCAAACAGCTTTTAAATTAA
- a CDS encoding glycosyltransferase family 4 protein produces the protein MKKILFISHNLGRTGSEMLLWYSLMNLNREKFLPLLFTKGKGVLIDTLPSEIQHFLPYRENPKRSLRLLRSVLKKAKIDALEYQLNYITKKYKVDFWYVNTIVIPEVYPIAKKLGIKIITHAHELPFAYDFIGYKDLETIVTTSTALIGCSEAVCNKISDMGRPDVKLLYGFIDLSKIIYTKAAFEVKADTGFSEEDFVWAISGKTTLIKGVDFLVSLLPQLPENIKIIWIGGEEDTGIYYYAKRAVENKFPDRVKFLGAQSEEYYNYLNSADAFLLLSREDSFPLVMLEAAALGKPIVGFDSGGIREFVKEDTGIVIDTWRTKDLAEAMMEVKDHPERFNIDEIKRQASLYEVKKQVSILEDILDSIN, from the coding sequence ATGAAGAAAATATTGTTTATAAGCCACAATTTGGGTAGAACTGGTTCCGAAATGTTACTTTGGTATTCTTTAATGAATTTAAACCGGGAAAAATTTCTACCACTATTGTTTACCAAAGGTAAAGGCGTATTAATCGATACGCTGCCAAGTGAAATTCAGCATTTTCTGCCTTATAGAGAAAATCCTAAAAGGTCTTTAAGACTGCTGAGATCAGTCTTAAAAAAAGCTAAAATTGACGCGTTAGAATACCAATTAAATTATATCACTAAGAAATACAAAGTTGATTTCTGGTATGTAAATACTATTGTAATCCCTGAGGTTTATCCAATAGCAAAGAAATTAGGGATTAAAATTATTACCCATGCACACGAACTTCCCTTTGCGTACGATTTTATCGGTTACAAGGATTTAGAGACCATTGTTACTACATCAACGGCATTAATTGGCTGCTCTGAGGCGGTATGCAATAAAATTAGTGATATGGGACGGCCTGATGTAAAACTGTTATATGGTTTTATCGATCTGAGTAAAATAATATATACTAAGGCTGCCTTTGAGGTAAAAGCAGATACAGGTTTTAGTGAAGAGGATTTTGTTTGGGCAATTTCTGGTAAAACAACACTAATAAAAGGAGTTGATTTCTTAGTTTCATTGCTGCCTCAACTTCCTGAAAATATCAAGATTATCTGGATTGGGGGTGAAGAGGACACTGGTATATATTATTATGCGAAAAGAGCGGTAGAAAATAAGTTTCCTGACCGGGTTAAATTCCTTGGCGCACAGAGTGAAGAATATTATAATTATCTTAATTCCGCTGATGCGTTTCTGTTACTCTCAAGAGAGGATTCTTTCCCATTGGTAATGTTAGAGGCTGCTGCATTAGGTAAACCGATTGTAGGGTTTGATTCTGGAGGGATTAGAGAGTTTGTAAAAGAAGATACAGGTATAGTTATCGATACTTGGAGAACAAAGGATTTGGCAGAAGCTATGATGGAAGTAAAAGACCATCCCGAA